One Streptomyces sp. B21-105 genomic region harbors:
- a CDS encoding LPXTG cell wall anchor domain-containing protein — translation MSNRKRTAALATAAALAGVAVVWTAAPAAVAEVVNVNYACKTPIGDKSAVSPIDVKAVKSGGGYRITMSWQKGVSSSPVELGAGSMKPSATVKLGGADSGTLNVTGPANQAAIPENTPIKINDLSGTYTPKKSGKVTFTAGVLTIKALGTTTTCTPSNTPGPSLTLDVTAAGGGSGGGSSSGGSTGSGGSGGDLPQTGPEDSAIALGTLGGTVLLAGAAGVLWLTRRNQPTHARH, via the coding sequence GTGTCGAACCGGAAGCGAACCGCCGCGCTCGCGACTGCCGCGGCCCTGGCCGGCGTGGCGGTGGTCTGGACGGCCGCCCCCGCGGCCGTGGCCGAGGTCGTGAACGTCAACTACGCCTGCAAGACCCCGATCGGCGACAAGAGCGCCGTCTCGCCCATCGACGTCAAGGCCGTCAAGAGCGGCGGCGGTTATCGGATCACCATGTCCTGGCAGAAGGGCGTGTCCTCCAGCCCCGTCGAGCTCGGCGCCGGTTCCATGAAGCCGAGCGCCACCGTCAAGCTGGGCGGCGCCGACAGCGGCACCCTGAACGTCACCGGGCCCGCCAACCAGGCCGCGATCCCCGAGAACACCCCCATCAAGATCAACGACCTCAGCGGCACCTACACGCCGAAGAAGTCCGGCAAGGTCACCTTCACAGCGGGCGTGCTCACCATCAAGGCGCTCGGCACGACCACCACGTGCACGCCCTCCAACACCCCGGGCCCGTCCCTCACCCTCGACGTGACGGCGGCGGGCGGCGGATCCGGTGGCGGCAGCTCCAGCGGCGGCAGCACGGGCTCGGGCGGCTCCGGCGGCGATCTCCCGCAGACCGGCCCTGAGGACTCCGCGATCGCCCTCGGCACCCTCGGCGGCACCGTACTGCTCGCGGGCGCGGCCGGCGTCCTGTGGCTGACCCGGCGCAACCAGCCGACGCACGCCCGCCACTGA
- a CDS encoding roadblock/LC7 domain-containing protein — protein MASAPEILDELRRLRARVPQLTGALAAGVDGLVLAHDTPGVEPEVLAALTAAALGVAMRMADTTGQGDFRELLVRGRYGYVSTYSAGENAVLTLLAQDRVNIGRLHLEGRRAGARIGELVDAREAVARAAAAAAPAKTPLKPPAKAPVRTPAKPTTLPTRSARGPATTNARTTTEI, from the coding sequence ATGGCTTCCGCGCCCGAGATACTCGACGAGCTGCGGCGACTGCGGGCCCGGGTGCCCCAGCTGACCGGCGCGCTGGCGGCCGGCGTGGACGGACTCGTCCTCGCCCACGACACCCCGGGCGTGGAGCCGGAAGTGCTCGCCGCGCTGACCGCCGCCGCCCTCGGTGTGGCGATGCGGATGGCGGACACGACCGGCCAGGGCGACTTCCGCGAACTGCTCGTGCGCGGCCGGTACGGCTACGTCTCGACGTACTCGGCCGGCGAGAACGCCGTGCTGACGCTGCTGGCGCAGGACCGCGTCAACATCGGCCGGCTGCACCTCGAGGGACGCCGGGCCGGCGCCCGCATCGGGGAGCTGGTCGACGCGCGGGAGGCGGTGGCGCGGGCGGCTGCGGCGGCCGCCCCGGCGAAGACCCCGCTGAAGCCGCCCGCGAAGGCGCCGGTGCGGACCCCGGCGAAGCCCACGACCTTACCGACCAGATCGGCGCGCGGCCCAGCCACCACCAACGCGCGCACCACCACGGAAATTTGA
- a CDS encoding formimidoylglutamate deiminase has translation MTPTQRTRTYWLEHAWLDTNVEPGVVLTVSTGGGSGAGTDGRSTAGRITAVRTGVDAPPPDAEILRGLTLPGLANTHSHAFHRALRGTVQVGSGTFWTWREVMYAVADRLTPDTYHQLARAVYAEMALAGITAVGEFHYLHHAPGGVRYTDPNAMGEALIEAAAEAGVRITLLDTAYLSSGFGQPPNAHQLRFCDGDADAWAERSSLLKERDHARIGAAIHSVRAVPADQLATVARWADERRAPLHVHLSEQTAENDACRAAHGCTPTRLLAEHGVLGPRTTGVHNTHLTDDDIALLGRSGTGTCMCPTTERDLADGIGPAVALQAAGSPLSLGSDSHAVIDLLEEARAMELNERLRTRTRGHWTAAALLRAASADGHAALGNPDAGVLEAGAPADFTTIALDSVRTAGPLPRLGAETAVFAATAADVRHTVVAGRHVVRDGAHILVPDVPQALARAVAALHA, from the coding sequence GTGACCCCCACGCAGCGGACACGGACGTACTGGCTGGAACACGCCTGGCTCGACACGAACGTCGAGCCGGGCGTCGTCCTCACGGTGTCGACGGGCGGCGGCTCCGGCGCGGGGACGGACGGCCGCAGCACCGCGGGCCGCATCACCGCCGTCCGCACCGGCGTCGACGCCCCGCCGCCCGACGCCGAGATCCTGCGCGGCCTCACCCTGCCCGGCCTCGCGAACACCCACAGCCACGCCTTCCACCGCGCCCTGCGCGGCACCGTCCAGGTCGGCTCCGGAACCTTCTGGACCTGGCGCGAGGTCATGTACGCGGTCGCCGACCGGCTCACCCCGGACACCTACCACCAGCTGGCCCGCGCCGTGTACGCCGAGATGGCGCTGGCCGGCATCACCGCCGTCGGCGAGTTCCACTACCTGCACCACGCCCCCGGCGGTGTTCGCTACACCGACCCCAACGCCATGGGCGAGGCGCTGATCGAGGCCGCCGCCGAAGCCGGAGTGCGCATCACCCTCCTCGACACCGCCTACCTGTCCTCCGGCTTCGGACAGCCCCCCAACGCCCACCAGCTCCGCTTCTGCGACGGCGACGCGGACGCCTGGGCCGAACGCTCTTCACTTCTCAAGGAACGGGATCACGCACGGATCGGGGCGGCGATCCACTCCGTACGGGCCGTGCCCGCCGACCAGCTGGCGACCGTCGCCCGCTGGGCCGACGAGCGCCGGGCGCCGCTGCATGTTCACCTGTCCGAGCAGACCGCCGAGAACGACGCCTGCCGGGCCGCCCACGGGTGCACGCCCACCCGGCTCCTCGCCGAGCACGGCGTCCTCGGCCCGCGCACCACCGGCGTCCACAACACCCACCTCACCGACGACGACATCGCCCTGCTCGGCCGCTCCGGCACCGGCACCTGCATGTGCCCCACGACGGAACGGGACCTCGCCGACGGCATCGGCCCGGCCGTCGCCCTTCAGGCCGCCGGCTCGCCGCTCTCCCTCGGCTCGGACAGCCACGCCGTCATCGACCTGCTCGAGGAGGCGCGCGCCATGGAGCTGAACGAACGGCTGCGCACCCGCACCCGCGGCCACTGGACGGCGGCCGCCCTGCTGCGCGCGGCCTCCGCCGACGGCCACGCCGCCCTCGGCAACCCGGACGCGGGCGTTTTGGAGGCCGGCGCGCCCGCCGACTTCACGACGATCGCCCTCGACTCGGTCAGGACAGCGGGCCCGCTGCCCCGGCTCGGCGCCGAGACGGCCGTATTCGCGGCGACCGCGGCGGACGTACGGCACACGGTCGTCGCCGGCCGGCACGTCGTACGCGACGGGGCGCACATTCTCGTACCCGACGTGCCGCAGGCCCTCGCGCGGGCCGTCGCGGCCCTGCACGCCTGA
- a CDS encoding STAS domain-containing protein, with protein sequence MDRGTVGSAQSGRLLVEVRQEGSSAVVTPAGELDHHTADLLREPLDDCLSRGLSRLVVDCERLEFCDSTGLNVLLGARLKAEAAGGGVHLAGMQPVVARVFEITGADAVFTVHDTVAAALADDDGERDGRDRDERDRDGRGGDG encoded by the coding sequence ATGGACCGCGGGACGGTCGGCAGCGCACAGTCTGGCCGGCTTCTGGTCGAGGTGCGCCAAGAAGGCTCGAGTGCCGTGGTGACCCCGGCGGGTGAGTTGGATCACCACACGGCCGATCTGTTGCGTGAGCCACTCGACGACTGCCTTTCCAGAGGCCTCAGCCGGCTGGTCGTGGACTGTGAGCGCCTGGAGTTCTGCGACTCCACCGGGCTCAACGTGCTCCTCGGCGCCCGACTGAAGGCGGAGGCGGCCGGTGGCGGAGTCCATCTGGCCGGCATGCAGCCCGTGGTGGCGCGGGTCTTCGAGATCACCGGCGCGGACGCGGTGTTCACCGTGCACGACACGGTGGCGGCGGCCCTCGCGGACGACGACGGCGAGCGCGACGGACGTGACCGCGACGAGCGTGACCGCGACGGGCGTGGCGGGGACGGCTGA
- a CDS encoding DMT family transporter produces the protein MRSPVPVSAVPPVPPVPPVPPVPPVSPASAASRLGRLADVPVLLVAVVWGSSYLAAKGVTTAHTVLAVLVLRFAVVLPVLVAVGWRRLRGLSGTQLRGAGLLGLVLAGIFLLETYGVVHTSATNAGLIISLTMVFTPLAESRVRGVRLPGAFLAAAGLSVAGVALLTQGAGFSAPSGGDLLMLGAAVARTVHVLAMARMESVRGSDALSLTTVQLGGAVAVFAVLVAVPGAGASPWAAAADFDAGDWAGLVYLSVFCTLFAFFVQMWAVRRTSPSRVSLLLGTEPVWAAAVGIALAGDRPGWPGFVGAVLVLVGTAWGRSAADRERAAADSPAGREPQTTRTPRRHTPETSGTPGR, from the coding sequence ATGAGGAGCCCCGTGCCCGTCTCCGCTGTTCCCCCTGTTCCCCCTGTTCCTCCTGTCCCCCCTGTCCCCCCTGTCTCACCTGCCTCCGCCGCCTCCCGGCTCGGCCGGCTCGCCGACGTCCCCGTGCTGCTGGTCGCCGTCGTGTGGGGGTCGAGCTACCTCGCCGCCAAGGGCGTCACCACGGCGCACACCGTGCTCGCGGTGCTCGTGCTGCGGTTCGCCGTGGTGCTGCCGGTGCTGGTGGCCGTGGGGTGGAGGCGACTGCGCGGACTGAGCGGCACGCAACTGCGGGGGGCCGGACTGCTGGGGCTGGTCCTCGCCGGGATCTTCCTGCTGGAGACGTACGGCGTGGTGCACACGTCCGCCACGAATGCCGGGCTGATCATCAGCCTGACCATGGTCTTCACTCCCCTCGCGGAGAGCCGGGTGCGCGGGGTACGGCTGCCGGGCGCGTTCCTGGCGGCCGCGGGCCTGTCGGTGGCGGGCGTGGCCCTGCTGACGCAGGGGGCCGGGTTCTCCGCTCCGTCGGGAGGGGATCTGCTGATGCTGGGGGCGGCCGTGGCCCGTACCGTGCACGTGCTGGCCATGGCACGGATGGAGTCGGTGCGTGGCTCGGACGCGTTGTCCCTCACGACCGTGCAACTGGGCGGCGCCGTCGCCGTGTTCGCCGTGCTGGTGGCCGTGCCCGGGGCGGGTGCCTCGCCGTGGGCCGCCGCCGCGGACTTCGACGCCGGGGACTGGGCCGGCCTGGTCTACCTCTCCGTCTTCTGCACCCTCTTCGCGTTCTTCGTGCAGATGTGGGCCGTCCGCCGTACGTCGCCGTCCCGGGTCAGCCTGCTGCTGGGGACCGAGCCGGTGTGGGCGGCGGCCGTGGGCATCGCGCTCGCCGGGGACCGGCCGGGATGGCCGGGGTTCGTGGGCGCGGTGCTGGTGCTCGTCGGCACGGCGTGGGGACGGTCGGCGGCGGACCGGGAGCGGGCGGCCGCCGACTCCCCCGCCGGCCGGGAGCCTCAGACGACCCGTACGCCTCGCCGCCACACCCCCGAGACCAGCGGCACGCCCGGCCGGTAG
- a CDS encoding transcriptional regulator — MTAVRTTPPGTTPPPRLPVREKSTARGQGGGLSPMLTRLAAERATGVLERERGSLYLAEGRVVHAESPLAPGLDVLLLAHGTLSPAVWQDAVERADEEYDVTRLLLDAGRVPRGALELCQLEAVFDAAYFALTPSSTPGRFHYGTRHRLGALSPVPVGAVERETLRRRALLDRLWPDPATDGSPLRRAESVAAPAPTARQSAVLALADGVRTAPDIARELGRQAFHTLVDARRLAAAGLVTALFPPPGPHRLPTGFPPRHALPATASPTATGRPADGPTAPGPPATSGALTTGAQAVAGLPVPPVPDAPQGIALPRVNDPDITLLKRLRDALEAL; from the coding sequence ATGACGGCGGTGAGAACGACCCCGCCGGGCACGACCCCGCCGCCCCGGCTGCCCGTCCGGGAGAAGTCGACGGCGCGGGGGCAGGGCGGCGGGCTGTCGCCGATGCTGACCCGGCTCGCCGCCGAACGCGCGACGGGCGTCCTGGAGCGCGAGCGCGGCTCGCTCTACCTCGCCGAGGGGCGGGTGGTGCACGCCGAGAGTCCTCTCGCCCCGGGCCTCGACGTGCTCCTCCTGGCCCACGGCACCCTCTCCCCCGCCGTCTGGCAGGACGCCGTGGAGCGGGCCGACGAGGAGTACGACGTGACGCGGCTGCTGCTCGACGCCGGCCGTGTCCCGCGCGGCGCGCTGGAACTGTGCCAGCTGGAGGCGGTGTTCGACGCGGCGTACTTCGCGCTCACCCCCAGCAGCACGCCCGGCCGCTTCCACTACGGCACCCGGCACCGGCTCGGCGCCCTCAGCCCCGTCCCGGTCGGCGCGGTCGAGCGCGAGACGCTGCGCCGGCGCGCGCTGCTGGACCGGCTGTGGCCCGACCCGGCGACCGACGGCTCGCCGCTGCGCCGCGCCGAGTCCGTCGCCGCGCCCGCGCCGACCGCCCGGCAGAGCGCGGTGCTGGCTCTCGCCGACGGGGTGCGCACCGCGCCGGACATCGCCCGCGAGCTGGGCCGGCAGGCCTTCCACACGCTGGTGGACGCCCGGCGGCTGGCGGCCGCGGGACTGGTCACCGCGCTCTTCCCACCGCCCGGCCCGCACCGCCTGCCGACCGGGTTCCCGCCCCGCCACGCGCTCCCCGCGACCGCGTCCCCCACAGCCACGGGCCGCCCGGCCGACGGCCCCACGGCGCCCGGACCACCCGCCACCTCCGGGGCCCTCACGACGGGAGCCCAAGCAGTCGCGGGACTCCCCGTACCCCCCGTCCCCGACGCACCGCAGGGCATCGCCCTGCCCCGCGTCAACGACCCCGACATCACTCTGCTGAAGAGGCTCAGGGATGCGCTGGAGGCCCTTTGA
- a CDS encoding ATP-binding protein encodes MSTTRPYSPGDRGPESSGASGASGASGASEGGPQEAGASGGGTAAVASASSDGPQVRRLSFEDASGVVPLARDFARQALYAWGWLPAATADQRAAAEDVLLVVSELVTNACLHAEGPDGLVLGCDKKVIRVEVSDRGTGQPAPRTPHRAGRPGGHGMFIVQRLCLDWGVVRAPGLAGKTVWAELGAPA; translated from the coding sequence ATGAGCACCACCCGGCCTTACTCGCCGGGCGACCGCGGCCCGGAGTCCAGCGGCGCTTCCGGGGCGTCCGGCGCTTCCGGGGCGTCCGAAGGGGGCCCGCAGGAGGCCGGTGCGTCCGGAGGGGGCACGGCAGCCGTGGCCTCCGCGTCGTCCGACGGCCCCCAGGTACGCAGACTGAGCTTCGAGGACGCCAGCGGCGTCGTCCCGCTCGCCCGCGACTTCGCCCGGCAGGCGCTGTACGCCTGGGGCTGGCTGCCCGCCGCCACCGCCGACCAGCGGGCCGCCGCCGAGGACGTGCTGCTCGTCGTCTCCGAACTGGTCACCAACGCGTGCCTGCACGCCGAGGGGCCGGACGGTCTCGTCCTCGGCTGCGACAAGAAGGTGATCCGCGTCGAGGTCTCCGACCGCGGCACGGGCCAGCCGGCCCCGCGCACCCCGCACCGCGCGGGCCGCCCGGGCGGCCACGGCATGTTCATCGTGCAGCGCCTCTGCCTGGACTGGGGCGTCGTCCGAGCCCCCGGCCTGGCCGGCAAGACGGTCTGGGCGGAACTGGGCGCCCCGGCCTGA
- the hutU gene encoding urocanate hydratase: MSGPRPVRAPRGTELSALGWQQEAALRMLQNNLDPEVAEHPDKLVVYGGTGKAARDWRSFDAMVRTLRTLKQDETMLVQSGRPVGVMQTHEWAPRVLIANSNLVGDWANWEEFRRLEQLGLTMYGQMTAGSWIYIGTQGILQGTYETFAAVAAKKFGGTLAGTITLTAGLGGMGGAQPLAVTMNDGVAICVDCDPRAIDRRIEHRYLDVRADNLDHALQLAVEARDRRKPLSIGVLGNAADLVPQLLAMGAPIDIVTDQTSAHDPLAYLPTGIDFEDMADAAAKDPAGFTTRARESMARHVEAMVGFLDAGAEVFDYGNSIRGEARLAGYDRAFAFPGFVPAYIRPLFCEGKGPFRWAALSGEASDIAKTDKAILDLFPENESLARWIKLAGERVHFQGLPARICWLGYGERDKAGERFNDMVASGELAAPVVIGRDHLDSGSVASPYRETEAMLDGSDAIADWPLLNAMVNVASGASWVSLHHGGGVGMGRSIHAGQVTVADGTALAGEKIRRVLTNDPGMGVIRHVDAGYDIAESVAVERGVRVPLREGDDA; encoded by the coding sequence ATGTCAGGACCCCGCCCCGTACGAGCGCCGCGCGGTACGGAACTGAGCGCCCTGGGATGGCAGCAGGAAGCCGCCCTGCGGATGCTGCAGAACAACCTCGACCCCGAGGTCGCCGAACACCCCGACAAGCTCGTCGTCTACGGCGGCACGGGCAAGGCGGCCCGCGACTGGCGCTCCTTCGACGCGATGGTCCGCACCCTGCGGACCCTCAAGCAGGACGAGACGATGCTCGTCCAGTCCGGCCGGCCGGTCGGCGTGATGCAGACCCACGAATGGGCGCCGCGCGTCCTCATCGCCAACTCCAACCTCGTCGGCGACTGGGCCAACTGGGAGGAGTTCCGCCGCCTGGAACAGCTGGGCCTGACCATGTACGGCCAGATGACCGCCGGTTCCTGGATCTACATCGGCACCCAGGGCATCCTCCAGGGCACCTACGAGACCTTCGCCGCCGTCGCCGCGAAGAAGTTCGGCGGCACCCTCGCCGGCACGATCACCCTCACCGCCGGCCTCGGCGGCATGGGCGGCGCCCAGCCGCTCGCCGTGACGATGAACGACGGCGTCGCGATCTGCGTCGACTGCGACCCGCGCGCCATCGACCGCCGCATCGAGCACCGCTACCTGGACGTCAGGGCCGACAACCTGGACCACGCGCTCCAGCTGGCCGTCGAGGCCCGCGACCGGCGCAAGCCGCTCTCCATCGGCGTCCTCGGCAACGCCGCCGACCTCGTGCCGCAGCTGCTCGCGATGGGCGCGCCCATCGACATCGTCACCGACCAGACCTCCGCCCACGACCCGCTGGCCTACCTGCCCACCGGGATCGACTTCGAGGACATGGCCGACGCCGCCGCGAAGGACCCGGCCGGCTTCACCACCCGGGCCCGCGAGTCCATGGCACGGCACGTGGAGGCGATGGTCGGCTTCCTGGACGCCGGCGCCGAGGTCTTCGACTACGGAAACTCCATCCGCGGCGAGGCCCGACTCGCCGGATACGACCGGGCGTTCGCCTTCCCCGGCTTCGTCCCCGCCTATATCCGCCCGCTGTTCTGCGAGGGCAAGGGACCCTTCCGCTGGGCCGCCCTGTCCGGCGAGGCCTCCGACATCGCCAAGACCGACAAGGCGATCCTCGACCTCTTCCCCGAGAACGAGTCCCTGGCCCGCTGGATCAAGCTGGCCGGTGAGCGCGTCCACTTCCAGGGCCTGCCCGCCCGGATCTGCTGGCTCGGCTACGGCGAACGCGACAAGGCCGGCGAGCGCTTCAACGACATGGTGGCGTCCGGCGAACTGGCCGCCCCTGTCGTCATCGGTCGCGACCACCTCGACTCCGGTTCCGTCGCCTCCCCGTACCGCGAGACCGAGGCCATGCTCGACGGCTCCGACGCGATCGCCGACTGGCCGCTGCTGAACGCCATGGTCAACGTGGCCTCGGGCGCCTCCTGGGTCTCCCTCCACCACGGCGGCGGCGTCGGCATGGGCCGCTCCATCCACGCCGGCCAGGTGACCGTCGCCGACGGCACCGCACTCGCCGGCGAGAAGATCCGCCGGGTCCTCACCAACGACCCCGGCATGGGCGTCATCCGGCACGTCGACGCCGGGTACGACATCGCGGAGTCGGTCGCGGTCGAGCGGGGCGTGCGGGTGCCCCTGCGTGAAGGTGACGACGCGTGA
- a CDS encoding RNA polymerase sigma factor SigF: MSPRLDAPPTRGATSTPPPELKSLEPIAQHAVQDVDPTDLLAGLPDIPPYDEIAPVDARALSKTLFARLESLEEGTHAYSYVRNTLVELNLALVKFAASRFRSRSEPMEDIIQVGTIGLIKAIDRFELSRGVEFPTFAMPTIIGEIKRFFRDTSWSVRVPRRLQELRLDLAKAGDELAQEFDRAPTVAELAERLGLSRDEVVEGMAASNAYTASSLDAQPEEDNSEGALADRIGYEDHGIEGIEYVESLKPMIAELPSRDRQILSLRFVAGLTQSEIGEELGISQMHVSRLLSRTLVRLRKGLTVEE, from the coding sequence ATGTCACCCCGGCTCGACGCACCGCCTACCCGCGGAGCGACGTCGACACCCCCTCCGGAACTGAAAAGTCTGGAACCCATCGCACAGCACGCGGTGCAGGACGTCGACCCCACCGACCTCCTCGCCGGACTCCCGGACATCCCCCCGTACGACGAGATCGCACCCGTCGACGCGCGGGCCCTGTCCAAGACCCTGTTCGCGCGCCTCGAGTCCCTCGAAGAGGGCACGCACGCGTACTCGTACGTCCGCAACACCCTCGTCGAACTGAACCTCGCGCTGGTCAAGTTCGCCGCCTCCCGGTTCCGCTCCCGCAGCGAGCCGATGGAGGACATCATCCAGGTCGGCACCATCGGCCTGATCAAGGCGATCGACCGCTTCGAACTGTCGCGCGGCGTCGAGTTCCCGACCTTCGCGATGCCAACCATCATCGGCGAGATCAAACGGTTCTTCCGTGACACGTCGTGGTCCGTGCGCGTCCCGCGCCGGCTCCAGGAGCTGCGGCTCGACCTCGCCAAGGCGGGCGACGAGCTGGCCCAGGAGTTCGACCGGGCGCCGACCGTCGCGGAGCTGGCCGAACGCCTCGGCCTCTCCCGCGACGAGGTCGTCGAGGGCATGGCCGCGTCGAACGCGTACACCGCCTCGTCGCTGGACGCTCAGCCCGAGGAGGACAACTCGGAAGGCGCCCTCGCCGACCGCATCGGCTACGAGGACCACGGCATCGAAGGCATCGAGTACGTCGAGTCGTTGAAGCCGATGATCGCCGAACTTCCCTCCCGTGACCGCCAGATCCTCTCCCTCCGCTTCGTCGCGGGTCTGACCCAGTCGGAGATCGGCGAGGAACTCGGCATCTCACAGATGCACGTGTCGCGGCTGCTGTCGCGCACGCTGGTACGGCTGCGGAAGGGCCTGACGGTCGAGGAGTAG
- the hutI gene encoding imidazolonepropionase produces the protein MSSSTGRTGTTTAITDIATLVTNDPSLGRGSPRSSELESGSPLGLIRDAAVVIDGDRVVWTGESSKAPATDNRVRADGRAVLPGFVDSHSHLVFAGDRTEEFNARMSGRAYSAGGIRTTVAATRAATDAELEANLTRFLTEALRQGTTTFETKSGYGLTVADEARALRLAAAHTDEVTYLGAHIVSPDYADDPAAYVALVTGEMLDACAPHARWIDAFCEKGAFDGDQARAILTAGRAKGLHPRIHANQLSHGPGVQLAVELDAASADHCTHLTDADVDALANGDTVATLLPGAEFSTRAEWPDARRLLDAGVTVALSTDCNPGSSFTSSMPFCVALAVRDMGMTPDEAVWSATAGGAAALRRTDVGRITPGAYADLILLDAPSHIHLAYRPGVPLVSGVWRRGVRVV, from the coding sequence ATGAGCAGCAGCACCGGCAGGACCGGCACCACCACCGCCATCACCGACATCGCCACGCTGGTCACCAACGATCCCTCCCTCGGACGGGGGTCCCCCCGCTCGAGCGAACTCGAGAGTGGCTCTCCCCTGGGCCTGATCCGGGACGCGGCCGTCGTCATCGACGGCGACCGCGTCGTGTGGACCGGTGAATCAAGCAAAGCACCCGCCACTGACAACCGGGTCCGGGCCGACGGCCGTGCGGTGCTCCCGGGCTTCGTCGACTCCCACTCCCACCTGGTCTTCGCGGGCGACCGCACCGAGGAGTTCAACGCCCGGATGTCGGGGCGGGCGTACAGCGCGGGCGGCATCCGCACGACGGTCGCCGCCACCCGGGCCGCCACCGACGCGGAACTGGAGGCCAACCTCACCCGTTTCCTCACCGAGGCGCTGCGCCAGGGCACCACCACCTTCGAGACCAAGTCCGGCTACGGCCTGACGGTCGCCGACGAGGCACGTGCCCTGCGTCTCGCCGCCGCCCACACCGACGAGGTCACCTACCTCGGCGCCCACATCGTCTCCCCCGACTACGCCGACGACCCGGCCGCCTACGTCGCCCTGGTCACCGGCGAGATGCTCGACGCCTGCGCCCCGCACGCCCGCTGGATCGACGCGTTCTGTGAGAAGGGCGCCTTCGACGGCGACCAGGCCCGCGCGATCCTCACCGCGGGCAGGGCGAAGGGACTGCACCCCCGCATCCACGCCAACCAGCTCTCCCACGGCCCCGGCGTGCAGCTGGCGGTCGAGCTGGACGCGGCCAGCGCCGACCACTGCACCCACCTCACCGACGCCGACGTCGACGCGCTCGCGAACGGCGACACGGTCGCCACGCTGCTGCCCGGCGCCGAGTTCTCCACTCGGGCCGAGTGGCCGGACGCCCGTCGGCTGCTGGACGCGGGCGTCACCGTCGCCCTGTCCACGGACTGCAACCCGGGCTCGTCCTTCACCTCGTCCATGCCGTTCTGCGTCGCGCTCGCCGTGCGGGACATGGGGATGACGCCGGACGAGGCGGTGTGGTCCGCCACCGCCGGCGGGGCCGCGGCCCTGCGTCGCACGGACGTCGGCCGCATCACCCCCGGCGCGTACGCCGACCTGATCCTCCTGGACGCGCCGAGCCACATCCACCTGGCCTACCGGCCGGGCGTGCCGCTGGTCTCGGGGGTGTGGCGGCGAGGCGTACGGGTCGTCTGA
- a CDS encoding allantoate amidohydrolase, with the protein MTFHSMWAELLPIGRSSASGGYRRYAWTAADADCRAWFREQAEARGLTYEVDRNGNQWAWLGDPAAGDAVVTGSHLDSVPDGGAFDGPLGVVSSFAALDELRARRAEFAKPLALVNFGDEEGARFGLACVGSRLTAGQLTVAQAHRLTDGEGVTLPQAMEAAGYDPDAIGPDPERLSRIGAFVELHVEQGRALDLSGDRVGVASAIWPHGRWRFDFRGEANHAGTTRLEDRRDPMLPYAETVLAARREARLAGAVATFGKISVEPNGVNAIPSLVRGWLDSRAADQAALDRVVDGVELAARDHAAAHGIDLDVVRESFTPVVEFDHALRDELARILGKDSDARLTVPVLGTGAGHDAGILSDRIPTAMLFVRNPTGVSHSPAEFAAEDDCVAGVHALADVLEGLACR; encoded by the coding sequence GTGACCTTCCACAGCATGTGGGCGGAGCTGCTGCCGATCGGCCGCAGCTCCGCCTCCGGCGGCTACCGCCGCTACGCCTGGACCGCCGCCGACGCGGACTGCCGGGCCTGGTTCCGGGAACAGGCCGAGGCGCGCGGGCTGACCTACGAGGTCGACCGCAACGGCAACCAGTGGGCCTGGCTCGGCGACCCGGCGGCCGGGGACGCCGTGGTGACCGGATCGCACCTCGACTCGGTGCCCGACGGCGGCGCCTTCGACGGCCCGCTCGGCGTGGTGTCCTCCTTCGCCGCCCTCGACGAACTGCGCGCCCGCCGGGCCGAGTTCGCCAAGCCGCTGGCCCTGGTCAACTTCGGCGACGAGGAGGGCGCCCGCTTCGGGCTCGCTTGCGTCGGCTCCCGGCTCACCGCCGGACAGCTCACCGTGGCGCAGGCCCACCGGCTCACCGACGGCGAGGGCGTCACCCTCCCGCAGGCCATGGAGGCCGCCGGGTACGACCCGGACGCCATCGGCCCGGACCCGGAGCGGCTCTCCCGCATCGGCGCGTTCGTGGAACTGCACGTCGAGCAGGGCCGGGCACTCGACCTGAGCGGCGACCGGGTGGGCGTCGCCAGCGCCATCTGGCCGCACGGGCGCTGGCGGTTCGACTTCCGGGGCGAGGCCAACCACGCCGGAACCACCCGCCTCGAGGACCGGCGCGACCCGATGCTGCCGTACGCGGAGACCGTCCTCGCCGCCCGCCGCGAGGCCCGGCTCGCGGGCGCCGTCGCCACCTTCGGCAAGATCTCCGTCGAGCCGAACGGCGTCAACGCCATCCCCTCCCTGGTGCGCGGCTGGCTCGACTCCCGCGCCGCCGACCAGGCCGCCCTCGACAGGGTCGTCGACGGCGTGGAGCTGGCCGCCCGCGACCACGCCGCCGCCCACGGCATCGACCTGGACGTCGTCCGCGAGTCGTTCACGCCCGTCGTCGAGTTCGACCACGCGCTGCGCGACGAACTGGCCCGCATCCTCGGCAAGGACAGCGACGCCCGGCTCACCGTCCCCGTCCTCGGCACCGGCGCCGGACACGACGCCGGAATCCTCTCCGACCGCATCCCGACCGCCATGCTGTTCGTGCGCAACCCCACGGGCGTCTCGCACTCCCCGGCCGAGTTCGCCGCCGAGGACGACTGCGTGGCCGGGGTGCACGCTCTCGCCGACGTACTGGAAGGACTGGCCTGCCGGTGA